One stretch of Leptospira mtsangambouensis DNA includes these proteins:
- a CDS encoding DUF6272 family protein, whose protein sequence is MRKYGNFQFANQINNQDPNSKFQIHLKPLDLMRYWRRIGILSDFIGYFYGFSFLPNVPTESIDMKNSEIVNSISTVFNELLENAAKYSYDKKADIEISLIHRGKTFEMYVRNKTNESNVFAYEESLKEIFSANDLEPLYLEKLETNEKDIQRSGIGLILVLKDYPVEMEVTFESEDEDTVITSRVIYFIDGFPQS, encoded by the coding sequence TCAACAACCAAGATCCCAATTCCAAATTTCAAATCCATTTAAAACCTTTGGATTTAATGCGTTATTGGCGGCGAATCGGAATTCTTTCCGATTTTATCGGATATTTTTACGGATTTTCTTTTTTACCCAATGTTCCTACCGAATCCATAGATATGAAAAATTCAGAGATCGTGAATTCTATCTCTACCGTATTCAATGAACTATTGGAAAATGCTGCAAAATATTCTTATGATAAAAAAGCAGATATTGAAATTTCCCTTATCCATAGAGGCAAAACTTTTGAAATGTATGTTCGTAACAAAACAAACGAATCAAATGTTTTTGCTTATGAAGAAAGTTTAAAAGAAATATTTTCAGCAAATGACTTAGAACCTTTGTATCTTGAAAAATTGGAAACAAATGAAAAAGATATTCAACGTTCAGGCATAGGTCTCATTTTGGTTTTAAAAGATTATCCAGTAGAGATGGAAGTAACTTTCGAATCGGAAGACGAAGACACAGTCATCACAAGTCGGGTCATCTACTTTATAGACGGGTTCCCTCAATCATAA
- a CDS encoding TetR/AcrR family transcriptional regulator, protein MKPAKKKQTLPKPSPSSSAKASRYHHGNLREKVLELSKKVLETTGVSSLSLRDIANELGVSHTAPYRHFPKKMDLLQALVTEGFRELTEAMERAWNHSEDPLEKVKMAGVEYIFLLLRNPRRTELMFGGEIYVSGDPLSDELRECGKLAYLGMFKIVEYGQKSLKLKNSVPTDTLMMSFWSGVHGFAVLNERKWKQIKSKEEEESFRKEVNQILEIMIEGTRL, encoded by the coding sequence ATGAAACCTGCCAAAAAAAAACAAACTCTCCCTAAACCAAGTCCTTCCAGTTCTGCTAAAGCAAGTAGATACCACCATGGAAATCTCAGAGAAAAGGTTTTGGAACTTTCCAAAAAAGTTTTAGAAACCACTGGAGTCTCTTCTTTGAGTTTGCGAGATATTGCGAATGAATTAGGAGTCAGTCATACGGCCCCCTATCGCCATTTTCCGAAAAAAATGGATCTCCTCCAGGCACTTGTCACGGAAGGTTTTCGGGAATTAACGGAAGCAATGGAAAGAGCCTGGAACCATTCAGAGGATCCGTTGGAAAAAGTCAAAATGGCAGGTGTGGAATATATTTTTCTACTGCTTAGAAATCCAAGAAGGACAGAACTGATGTTTGGTGGAGAGATTTATGTATCAGGAGATCCTCTTTCTGATGAATTGAGAGAATGTGGGAAACTTGCTTATCTGGGAATGTTCAAAATTGTGGAGTATGGCCAAAAGTCTTTGAAGTTAAAAAACTCCGTTCCTACTGATACTTTGATGATGAGTTTTTGGAGTGGGGTCCATGGATTTGCAGTGCTGAATGAACGTAAGTGGAAACAAATCAAATCAAAAGAGGAAGAAGAGTCCTTTCGAAAAGAGGTAAATCAAATTTTAGAAATTATGATTGAGGGAACCCGTCTATAA